Genomic DNA from Cupriavidus pauculus:
GAACTGTTCGACGCGGTCATCGAGGAATATGGCGCGCCGATCAGCCGCGCGCGCTGGATGGTGGACTATGCCGCCGACGTCATCGCGCATACCGCCGACGTGCTGCGCGACTATCCGTTCGCGCGGCGCGCGGGCACCGCGGAAGTCACGATGACGCCGGTCGGCGTGGCCGGCCTCATCACGCCGTGGAATGCCAATGCCAGCTTTATCACGGGCAAGCTCGCCACGGCGCTCGCGGCCGGCTGCCCGGCGGTCATCAAACCCAGCGAGATGAGCGCGCTGCAAACGCGCATCGTGACCGAGGCGCTGCATGAAGCCGACCTGCCCCCGGGAGCGTTCCATATCGTGACGGGCCGTGGCGATGTGGTGGGCGCGGCCATCACCGCGCATCCCGATGTGGCCAAGATCTCGTTCACGGGCTCCACCGCGGTGGGCAAGGCCATCGTGCGCGCCGGGGCGGACACGCTCAAGCGCGTGACGCTCGAGCTCGGCGGCAAGTCGCCGACGATCGTCCTCGACGACGCGGATTTTGCGGAAGTCGTGCCGATGGTGCTGCAGGCCGGCTTTATGAACAGCGGGCAGGCCTGCATCGCGGGCACGCGCGTTCTCGTGCCCGCCGCGCGCAAGGCCGAGTTCGAAGCCCATATTCGCGACGCCATCGGCCAGTTTCCGGCGGGCCTGCCTTCGGACCCCGCCACGGCCATCGGTCCGATGGTGAGCCAGCGTCAGTGGGAGCGCGTGCAGCGCTATATCGGCGTGGGGCTCGAGGAAGGCGCGACGCTCGTGGCCGGTGGACCGGGCCGTCCCGATGGCTTGTCCGCGGGCTGGTTCGTGCGCCCGACGGTGTTCACCGATGTGCGCAACGACATGACGATTGCACGCGAGGAGATTTTCGGGCCCGTGCTGTCGATCATCGCGTATCGCGACGAAGCGGACGCGGTGGCGATTGCCAACGACACCACGTATGGACTGTCCGCGTATGTCATGGGCAAGGACGCGGAACGCGCCCGGCGCGTGGCGTCACGCATCGCGTCGGGACGCGTGCTGGTGAACACGCTCGCGCACGAGCCCAAGGCACCGTTCGGCGGCTTCAAGCAGTCGGGCCTCGGCCGCGAGTACGGCACGTTCGGGCTCGAGGCCTTCCTCGAACCGAAGTCCACGCTCGGCGTATTTGCCGCTTGATCCGAGGACGATACGGGAGATCAGGTCTCGAGCGGCATCGCGCTCGTGCACTTGATCTCGTCGAGGCATACGCTCGACTTTACGCCGCTCACGCCCGGTATGCGCATCAGCGTATCGAGCAGAAAGTCGGACAGCGACTTGAGGTCGCGCGCCACGACCTTGAGCACGTAGTCGATATCGCCCGTCACCGAGAAGCACTCCTGGATCTGTGCGAGTTCGGCCACCAGCCCCTTGAACCTGGACAAGTCCCGGATGTGCCCGCGTTCCATCGTCACGTGGATGAACGCGGTCACCCCAAACCCGAGCGCCGCGCTATCGAGCCGCGCCTCGTACCGCTTGATGATGCCGGCCTCTTCCAGCCGGCGATGCCGCCGCAGCGTCTGCGCCGGCGACAGGCTGATGGCCTCGGCCAGTTCGAGGTTGGAGGCGCGTCCATGTTCCTGCAGCACGCCCAGCAAGCGCCGGTCGGTTCGATCGAGCTCCGGATTCTGCACGTCGATTTCTCCTTATCGTAGTTCTACGAAATTTCCTCTCACAACCTAGGGTTTCCCTTGGGATGTTACGAAATCCTATTTTGCGGGCGCGAATATACACTCGAATGGTTCGCTGCTGGCAGGGATGGTGCACCGAAGTCGGGAATATCGCATCTTTTGTCCCCGCCCGCGACTCGGTATTTACGAGATCCCTGCAATATCCGGGCCTGACACCCGCAATAAAATTTCTCCATGACCGACCTCTCCACGCAAACGCCCATGGCCGACCTCTTTGACAACCCGATGCAGCTGATGGGATTCGAGTTCGTCGAATTCGCGTCGCCGATGCCGAATGTCCTCGAACCGCTGTTCGAGAAAATGGGCTTCACGCTCGTGGCACGCCATCGTTCGAAGGACGTGGTGCTGTACCGCCAGGGCGACGTGAACTTCATCGTGAACCGCGAGCCGCACAGCCAGGCGGCCTACTTCGCGGCCGAGCACGGCCCGAGCGCCTGCGGCATGGCATTCCGCGTGAAGGATTCGCACAAGGCGTACGCCCGCGCGCTGGAACTCGGTGCGCAGCCCGTGGAGATTCCGACCGGCCCGATGGAGCTGCGCCTGCCCGCGATCAAGGGTATCGGCGGCGCGCCGCTGTACCTGATCGACCGGTTCGAGGACGGCAAGTCGATCTATGACATCGACTTCGAGTTCATCGAGGGCGTCGATCGCCGCCCCGAGGGGCATGGCCTGCGCGTGATCGACCACCTGACGCACAACGTCTATCGCGGCCGCATGACCTACTGGGCGAACTTCTACGAACGCCTCTTCAACTTCCGCGAAATCCGCTACTTCGACATCCAGGGCGAGTACACGGGCCTCACGTCCAAGGCGATGACCGCGCCCGACGGCCGCATCCGCATTCCGCTCAACGAGGAATCGTCGAAGGGCAGCGGCCAGATCGAGGAATTCCTGATGGCGTTCAACGGCGAAGGCATCCAGCACATCGCGTTCCTGACGGACAACCTCATCGAGGTGATCGATCGCCTGCAGATGGCCGGCGTGGAGCTGATGACGGCACCGAACGACTATTACTACGAAGCGCTGGAGACGCGCCTGCCCGGACATGGCCAGCCCGTGGACCAGCTCAAGGCGCGCGGCATCCTGCTGGACGGCACCACGGCCGACGGCAAGCCGCGGCTGCTGCTGCAGATCTTCTCCAAGACCGTGCTCGGCCCGGTGTTCTTCGAGTACATCCAGCGCAGCGGCGACGAGGGCTTTGGCGAGGGCAACTTCAAGGCGCTGTTCGAGTCGCTCGAGCGCGACCAGATCGCCCGCGGCACGTTGAAGGTTTGAACGGTTTTGCCGGGATGGCCCCCGCGCGAGACGGCGCAAGGGGGCCGATCGCGGTCATTTTTGTCGTAAGCTATCGGTTTTGGCGGCGTGCTGCCGCCCGCGCTCCCTCCACTCTCTGCCAAGCCAGCCCATGTTCCAACATATCGAGGCCTTTCCGGGCGATCCCATCCTCTCGCTCAACGAAGACTTCCAGCAGGACCCGCGCACCAACAAGGTCAACCTGAGCATCGGTATCTATTTCGATGACGATGGCCGGCTGCCCGTCATGAAGGCCGTGGCCGAGGCGGAAGCCGCGCTGCTGGCCGACATGGGTCCGCGGCCATACCTGCCGATGTCGGGCATGGCCGCGTATCGCCAGGCCGTGCAGGCGCTGGTCTTCGGCGAAGACAATCCGGCGCGCGTGGATGGCCGCATCGCCACGCTGCAGACGCTGGGCGGTTCCGGCGCGCTGCGCGTCGGCGCGGACTTCCTCAAGCGCTATTTCCCCAACACCGAGCTGTGGCTCAGCGACCCCAGCTGGGAGAACCACCGCGTGGTGTTCGAGCGCGCGGGCTTCAAGGTCAACAGCTATCCGTACTACGACCCGGCGACCGGCGGCCTGAAGTTCGACGAGATGCTTGCCGCGATCAAGCAGATTCCGCAGGGCGGCATCGTGCTGCTGCATGCGTGCTGCCACAACCCGACCGGCGTCGATCTGAACGACGCGCAATGGCTGCAGGTCATCGACGTGGTCAAGCAGCGCAAGCTGCTGCCGTTCGTCGATATGGCCTATCAGGGTTTCGGTTCGAACCTCGATGACGACGCGTTCGTCGTGCGCGAACTCGCGCGCCAGGGCGTGCCGGCGCTCGTCGCCAATTCGTTCTCGAAGAACTTCTCGCTGTATGGCGAGCGTTGCGGCGGACTGAGCGTGATCTGCCAGAGCGCCGACGAAGCGGGCCGCGTGCTCGGTCAGCTGACCGGTGCCGTGCGCGCGAACTACAGCAACCCGCCGACGCATGGCGCGCGCGTGGTGGCTCGCGTGCTGACCTCGCCCGATCTGCGCGCGAGCTGGCAGCAGGAACTGGCCTCGATGTGCGATCGTATCGCGCGCATGCGTCAGGCCATCCATGACCAGCTGCGCGAGCATGTGACCGGCGAGAAGCTGTCGCGTTACATCAAGCAGCGCGGCATGTTCACGTACACGGGGCTGACGGCCGATCAGGTCGATCGCCTCAAGAACGAGCATGGCGTGTATCTGCTGCGTTCGGGCCGTATGTGCGTGGCTGGCTTGAACGAGCGAAACGTGGGCGTCGTGGCCCATGCCATCGGACAGGTCCTGAAGGATTAAGCGACTGTCAGCAAGCTCCTGCGGATGGGGGTACCATTTCGGCCATTCCCTATCCGCACGGAGTTTTCATGGCTTCAACTTTGGCCTCGTTCCCGATTCACGACAAGTGGCCTGCCTCCCACCCTGACCGCCTGCAGCTTTACTCGCTGCCCACGCCCAACGGCATCAAGGTGTCGCTGATGCTCGAAGAGACCGGTCTGCCGTACGAACCGCATGCCGTGCGCTTCGACAGCAACGATCAGCTCTCGCCCGCGTTTCTCTCGCTCAATCCGAACAACAAGATCCCGGCGATCCTCGATCCCGACGGTCCTGGCGGCAAGCCGCTGGCGCTGTTCGAATCGGGCGCGATCCTGATCTATCTGGCCGAGAAGACCGGCAAGTTCATGTCGGCCGATCCGGCCACGCGCTACGAGACCATCCAGTGGGTGATGTTCCAGATGGGCGGCATCGGTCCGATGTTCGGCCAGCTGGGGTTCTTCCACAAGTTCGCGGGCAAGGAGTACGAGGACAAGCGTCCGCGCGACCGCTACGTGGCGGAGTCGAAGCGGCTGCTGGGCGTGCTCAACGAACGGCTCAAGGGCCGCGCGTGGATCATGGGCGACGACTACACGATCGCCGATATGGCGACGTTCCCGTGGGTGCGCAATCTCGTGGGCTTCTACGAAGCGGGCGATATCGTCGGCATCCAGGACTTCCCCGAAGTGTCACGCGTGCTCGAAGCATTCGTGGCTCGGCCCGCCGTGCAGCGCGCGGTGAACATTCCTTCGCGCGACTGATCCCATCATGCAACCCATCGTCGTTGTCGCAACCATTACCGCGCAATCGGGCTCGGAAACCATTGTCCGCGATGCGCTCGTCCGCGCTGTCGAGGCGGTCAGAACGGAGCCAGGCTGCGAGCAGTATGACCTGAGCACGGACACCAGCCAGCCCGGCACGTTTGTCATGATCGAACGCTGGCGCAGCGAGGCGGATCTCGAAGCGCATGCCAATGCGCCGGCCTTCCTGGCCCTGGCCAAGACCATCACCGGAATTGCGCAGCTGGATATCCGGCGCCTGACGCCGGTACGTTGAACGTCTCGGTCGCCGCGTACTATGCTTCTCCCGTACATGACACAGGGAGGCAAGATGTCAAACTTCAGCGGCCATTCTGGCAAGGTAAGCGTCGCCATCGCCTGCATGGCGGGCGCGCTGGCGTCATGCGCGTCGGGGATATCGGCTCCGCCCGAACTACAGCCCCCCGACGCGCGTGGCACGATCGCCGCGATGCATGCGTCGGGCGTGCAGATCTATCAGTGCAGGCGCGGGAACGACGGCCGGTTGTCGTGGACGTTCCTCGCACCGGAGGCGACGCTGAAGGATGACACGGGGCAGCGCGTCGTCCGGCATTACGCCGGACCGACGTGGGAGGCGCCCGATGGGAGCAAGGTGACAGGCAAGGTGCTGCAGCAGAAGGCCCAGGGCCCCGACAGCATTCCGTTGTTGCTGTTGCAGGCAACGAGCACCGGCGGGACGGGTCTGCTCTCGAAGACGCGGTATGTGCAACGGCTGAAGACCGAGGGCGGTGTGGCACCGGCTCAGGGTTGCACACAGGAGGGGCAGGAAAATCGCGTGCCCTACCGCGCGGATTATGTGTTTCTGGAGTAGCCCTCCAATCCATTCATGTGTCTCACAGCGAACCGGTTCAATTCATTCGACCCGGATGTTGGCGTCTCGTATCAGATCTCCCCAACGCCTGGCCTCGTGCCGCACCTGCTGCTCGAATGCCTCCGGGGTGGAGCTGACGATATTGAACCCGTCACTGGCCATCTTGTTCCGGATCGCTGTATCCGCCAGCGTCTTCGACAGCGCTGCCTGTATCTTCTGGAACACGTCTTTCGGCAATTGCGCGGGCGCGACCATGCCTACCCACGACTGGGCGACGTACCCCGGCAGCACGGCATCGACGGTAGGAATGCCGGGCAACTGCGGCGCAGGATCCTTGCTCGCGATAGCGACGATATGCGCGCGGCCGGTCTTCTCGTAGTTGATCACCGTCGGCAGGCTGGCGATCACCATATCGACCTCGCCGCCCAGTAGTGCCGTGAGCATCGGGCCGCCGCCGCGGTACGGCACATGCATCAGGTCGATCCCCGCTTTCTTGCCGAAAGCGACGGGGTTGAGGTGATTGGAGCCCCCCACTCCCGAAGATCCGTAGGTCACGCCGCCGGGATTCGCTTTCGCTTTCGACAGCAACGCCTGCAGCGACGTCAGCCCGGACTTCTTCGATGTGACGACGGCCATAGGCATCGTTCCGATCAGGCTCACATAATCGAACGACTTGAAGGTGTCGTACTTGATGTCGTACAGGCTCTGGTTCACGGCGTGCGAGTCGAACACCAGCAGCAACGTGTAGCCGTCAGGCGCCGCTCGCGCGGCCTCCGCGGTGCCGATCGTGCCCGACGCACCGCCGCGGTTGTCGACGACCACCGTCTGGCCGAGATTCTCCGAGAACTTCTGCGAGATCGTGCGCGCGACATAGTCCACGGAGCCACCGGGTGGGAACGGCACGATCAGACGTACGGGCTTGCTCGGATAGGTATCGGCGTGGCCTGCGGCGGGAGCCAGTACGAGCATGGCCCCCGCGATCGCCGCGCCGACGCGGTTGCGGATGGTGTTGCGAATGCTTTTATTGTTCATCGTTGTCTCCTCCTTCTCGGGGTGTCCTGCTCGCGGGGGTCAGCGGCCGATATCGACGACCAGTCGCCCCCTCACTTTTCCTTCCAGCAGCTCGTGCGCGGCGCCGATCGCATCGCTCAATCCGATGACGCGCGTGTTGTCCGCCAGCACGGCCGGATCGAGATCCGCGGCCAGGCGACTCCAGGCTTCCAGACGGCGTGCTCGCGGTGCATACACGCTGTCGATGCCGATCAGCGAGACGGCGCGCAGGATGAATGGCGCGACGGTCGCGGGCAGGTCCATGCTCTGCGCCAGCCCGCAGGCGGCGACCACACCGCCGTAGCGCGTGGTCGCGAGCACGTTGGCGAGCGTATGACCGCCGACACAGTCGACGGCCGCGGCCCATGCCTCCTTCTGAAGCGGCTTGCCCGCCTCGGCCAGCACGCCGCGATCGATGACGCCGCTGGCGCCGAGCCCGATCAGGTAGTCGGCCTGGTCGGGCCGGCCCGTCGAGGCCGTTACGGCGTAGCCAAGCCTCGACAGAATCGAGATGGCGATGGTGCCGACACCGCCGTTCGCCCCCGTCACCAACACGGGCCCGGACTCGGGCATCACGCCGCGCGCCTGCAGCGCCATCACGCACAGCATGGCCGTGTAGCCCGCGGTGCCGATGGACATACTGTGCCGCGCCGACATCCCCGCCGGCAGCGGGACCAGCCAGTCGCCGCGTGTCACGGCGTACTCGGCAAGGCCACCCCAGTGCGTTTCCCCGGTGCCCCACCCGTTCAACACCACGGTGTCGCCCACGGCGAAACGCGCGTCCGCGCTGCGCTCCACGACACCCGCGAAATCGATGCCCGGTACCATCGGAAACTTCCGCACGACAGGCGAACGGCCGGTGATGGCCAACGCATCCTTGTAGTTGAGCGTGGAATGACTGACGCGCACGAGCACATCCCCTTCCGGCAGCGCCGCCCTGCCGAGGGAGCGCAGATCGCAGCGGGTGCCGCCGCCTTCGGCCTTGTCGATGAACAACGCACGGAACGTGGTCGGAGGTGTTTGCATGGTGGAGGTGGTGGTCGCTTCGGTGTGGGGTTGCCCGGCATCGCCAGCGCGACGCCGGAATCGTTGAGCGAGCGATGCGCCAAGGCGATCGCGCATGACTTCGTTGGAGCCATCGGCAAGGCATAGCGCGCGCGCCGCCATGAGGCGCCGGCTCATGCCGGTGTCGCGCGCCATCCCGCGTGCGCCCATGGCCTGGATACAGGCGGAGACCACGCTTTCGGTCTCGTTGCCGGCGTAGAGCTTGGCGCTTGCCGCCGCCTGCATTGCCTCGGGACTGCCCGAATCGATCGCCTGTGCAGCCCGTTGCGTCAGCATGTCCAGAATATCCAGCTTGGCCGCAGCGTCGACGAGCGACCAACGCACGCCCTGCTGGTTGATCACGGGTTGGCCGTAGACCGTACGCGACGCGGTCCATGCCGTGGCCGTCTCGAGCGCGCTTCGCATGACGCCGCACGCCATCGCCGCGATATGCACGCGCGCCTTGTTGACGCCCGCCATCGCCTGCCGAAAGCCGGCCCCAGGCGCATAGAGCACGTCCTCCTCCGGAACGAAGCAATCGTCGAGCGCGAAGCCGCCGATCCCCGCGAGTTCGAGTCCGTCGATGGGCATATCGCCCTGACGAACGCAGCCTTGCGTGCGGAGATCCACGATAAAGCAGGCAATGCCGTTGGCGCCCTGCGATGCATCGGTCTGCGCGAACACGAGCGAAATTTCGGCGCCGGTCGCGCTGGCGATCCACTGCTTGTCGCCGGTCAGGCGCCAGCCGTTCTCCACCCGGCTCGCCCGCATGGCGATGGACGTGAAGTCGCTGCCCGCGCCGCGCTCCGTCATCGCCGTGCATCCGATCAACTCGCCTCTCAGCATTGCGGGAACGTACTTCCCGCGTGCCGCGGGCGTTCCGCTCTCCGCGATGCGGAGGGCGGCGTTATGGTGGTTGATAAATGCGAAGGCAAACGCGAATTCCGTTTCCGCGAGCGTCTGCGCGACCAGTGTGCGCGCGCGAAACGGCAACCCAAGTCCGCCGAGTTCGGCGGGAACCTCGATGCCCGCCATGCCGCGCGCGCACGCTTCGCGAATGGCCGCGCCTGCCCAGGTATCCAACCCGCTGCCGGCCAGTCGAGCCACCGTATCTGTCGCGAACTGCCGCGTCGTGTCGAGCAGCGCCGCAATGCGGCGCTCCACTACGTCGAGATCGCCCGCGTTCATGCCGTAGCCTCGCAAGCGTCGGCGATGGCGCCGCTTTGCAGGAGCGCGTCGATGCGGGCCGCGGAATAGCCGGCCACCTCGCGCAGGACGCGCGCGGTATCGGCACCGTGCGCGGGTGGATATGCCAGCGATGGCGCGTCCGCGAACTTGAAGGGGTTGCCGAGCATGGGCACCGCGGTGCCGTCCGCGGGATGTGCGACCTGTTCGACCATGCGCCGCTCGTGGACCACCGGATGCGCAAGGGCCTCGCTGACGTTCAGGACGACGGCCGCCGGCACACGGGCTTCCGTAAAGATCGATTCCCATTCGGACGCGGGCCGCGTGACGATGGTGTCCGCGAGTTCTCGCGTGAGCGCCGGCACGTTCGCGATGCGCGCGGCACCGTCGAGGAAGCGCGGATCGTCCGCGAGCTCGGGGCGTCCTATCGACTCGCAAAGCTTGCGCCAGAAATGTTCGCCCGTCGGCGCGAGCGCGATCCACCTTCCATCGGCGGTCTGGAAGATATCGCTCGGCGCGATCATGGCGTGCCGTGCGCCACCCGCCTGCGGCATCGCGCCGCCGCATAGCCAGCCCTGCGCCTGCCAGGTCATCATGGCCACCTGCGCGTCGAACAGGGAAACCTGCACGCATTCGCCCTTCCCCGTCGCCTGGGCACGGCACAGCGCCGCCACCGTGCCGAGCGCGAGATACAGGCCTCCGGCCAGATCGGCCACCTGATAGCCCACGCGCACGGGCTGCCTGCCTGCTTCACCCGTGATGCTCATCAGCCCGGACATTGCCTGCAGCATGAGGTCGAAGGCCGGGGCGTTCGCATACTCGCCCTGATCATGTAGCCCGATCATCTGCGCCACGACGATGCGCGGATTGATGGCGGCCAGCGTCTCGAAATCCAGCCCCAGCCGCTTGGGTACGGACGGCGCGAAACCGTAGATCACGGCATCGGCTTCGCGCAGCAGATCGTGAAAGGCTTCCTTGCCGCCGGGCGTCTTCAGGTCGAGCGCGATGCCGCGCTTCCCGCGATTGACCGACAGGAAGAACGGCGAGTCCCCGGCCTCGGTGAGGGGCGGCACGCGCCGTGCCGTGTCCCCGTCGAGTGTCTCCACCTTGATCACGTCCGCACCGAGCTGCGCGAGCAACTGTCCCGCGAACGGTCCGCCCAGTACCCAGCTCAGATCCAGCACTCGCCTGCCTGCCAGCATGTCGTCTCCTCTCCCTCATGGGATGAATATTCCTCACACTGCGGTGCCGCGCCCTGTGCGCGCCGCGTGCGGAGCAGGAGCATTTGACTCTCTCGACCGACCGGCATCAAACGATATAAACTGGCCGCTAATGTTAGCTTTCCTAACACTATGCAAAGACTACCCCCACTCAATTCGATCCGGGCCTTCGAGGCTGCCGGCAGGCTGCGCAGCTTTTCGCGCGCGGCGGACGAGCTTTCCGTCACGCATGCCGCGGTGAGCCACCAGATCAAGGCGCTGGAACAATCGCTGGGTGTATTGCTCTTCCACCGGCTGGGGCGATCGGTGCAACTGACCGATCAGGGACGGCTCTATCTCGACTCCATCAGTCCCGCGCTGGCCGCGATCGCGTCCGCATCGCGGCGCATTCGCGCGCATGAAGTGCTGCGAGTCAACGCATTGCCCACCATCACCATGCGATGGATCTTTCCACGGCTCGCCGCGTTCCGCGCGCTGCATCCGCACGTCGAGGTGGAGATATCCACGGGCCTCGAGCCTATGAGCCAGATACCCGCGAACGTCGATGTCGTCATTCGCCGCGAGCCGCAGGAGGTCATGGGACTACACAAGGTGAAGGTCGTTTCGGAAACCGCGTTTCCCGTATGCTCGCCGGCGCTGCTCGAGCGCGCGCCGTTATCGACCATCGCAGACCTGGCCCACCATACGATCCTGCACTGCCCGGCGCGCCGCACGGCATGGGACGACTGGCTGGCGGCGGTACAGCACACGCGCGTGGTCCCCGCGCAATCCCTCGAACTGGAGCATCTGTACTTCTGCCTGCAGGCCGCAATCGACGGCCTCGGCGTGGCGATGGGCTACTCGCCCCTCGTTGCTACGGACCTTGCGGCCGGACGTCTCGTCGCACCGTTCGGGGCGCTGGAACTCACTACACCGGGCTATTTTCTGATCACGCGCGCCGAACGGCAGCATGATCCCATCGTGAAGACTTTCTGCGATTGGATGATCGAGCAGGGGTCCCTATTTGATGCGAGCGTCTCCCAAATAGTATTGGGCTGATCAGGCGTGACGGAGAGGAGGCGAGAAGCGTGGACGCGCGGAAGTATCGGTCCTGGGGAGTCCGAGCATTTCACGGGCCTCCGCGGGCGACGCAATGTCGTAATCCATTTCGCGCAGAATGCGCACGGTGCGTTCGACCAGTTCGACATTGCGGGCAAGTTGCCCCTGGCGGTAGTACAAATTGTCTTCCAGACCGACCCGGATCATCTGGCCGCCAAGCAGCAGCGAGTTGATTCCTGCCGGCAATTGCGCCGGGCCGATCCCGCTCACGCAGAAGATGCTCTCTTCTGGCAACAGGTCGACCATGTACTGCAAGCCCTTCGGGCTATAGGGCATCGCGTTCTGAAAGCCGCGGTGCGCGTTCATGACCAGGTTGAACACGTATGGCGGTTCGTCCAGCCCCATCTGAATCAAGGTCGTCGCGTCCTGGACGATATGGGTGGGGCTAAAGACCTCCCATTCGGGCTTGATTCCGCGCGTCTTCATTGCTTCCGCAAGAAACCGGCCGCGCGATGGCGACGTGTTGAGCAGGACTTCCTTGCCACCGAACGAAGCCACGAACGTGAAAGCGTCGAGGGTACACATTTCGGCCCCCGCTTCCATTCCCTTGATACGCTCTTCCCAAACGGTGTCCCACATCCCGCCCTCGATCGGCCGGATCATGTCGCCGTGGACACCGCCGCCAGTCGAGTTATTGATGACGATGTCGCATGCCGCGCGGATGCGTGCGTTGATATCCGCGTAGATATCGGCGTTGCACGTGGCTTCGTCGTCCGGACGCCGGGCATGTATGGCCACAACACTTGCGCCAGCGTTGTAGCAGTCGTACACGTCGCGTGCGATCTCCTCTGGCTGCGTCGGCAGGTAAGGATTCTGTGACTTGAATGCCATGCCGCCCGTTGGTGCGACGAGGACTATCACCTTGTTCTTCGCCATGAAAACCTGCTCACTCCCTTCTCGATGCAGCCATCGGCGCATCGTCGCGCACGGCATACTGAAGCATGCGCTCGCGCAAATCTTCCGGAATCGATATCGCCACGCGTCTGTCGAATGAGAGAAATACGATCGTCTGCGATATCTCGACCCGGACCTCGTGGTGACACACGGCCCTCAAGGCGAGCGATACGGAGCTGTCCCCCACGCGAGTAACAGCCAACTGCATTCGCAGGCTATCGCCGATCTTGCTTGGCGATTTGAAATCGACCTCGAGGTGGACGGTCGGTACACCCGTCCGTCGCACCGAGATCAGATTCGCGTAGTTGACTTGCA
This window encodes:
- a CDS encoding CaiB/BaiF CoA transferase family protein, which encodes MLAGRRVLDLSWVLGGPFAGQLLAQLGADVIKVETLDGDTARRVPPLTEAGDSPFFLSVNRGKRGIALDLKTPGGKEAFHDLLREADAVIYGFAPSVPKRLGLDFETLAAINPRIVVAQMIGLHDQGEYANAPAFDLMLQAMSGLMSITGEAGRQPVRVGYQVADLAGGLYLALGTVAALCRAQATGKGECVQVSLFDAQVAMMTWQAQGWLCGGAMPQAGGARHAMIAPSDIFQTADGRWIALAPTGEHFWRKLCESIGRPELADDPRFLDGAARIANVPALTRELADTIVTRPASEWESIFTEARVPAAVVLNVSEALAHPVVHERRMVEQVAHPADGTAVPMLGNPFKFADAPSLAYPPAHGADTARVLREVAGYSAARIDALLQSGAIADACEATA
- the gcvA gene encoding transcriptional regulator GcvA; this translates as MQRLPPLNSIRAFEAAGRLRSFSRAADELSVTHAAVSHQIKALEQSLGVLLFHRLGRSVQLTDQGRLYLDSISPALAAIASASRRIRAHEVLRVNALPTITMRWIFPRLAAFRALHPHVEVEISTGLEPMSQIPANVDVVIRREPQEVMGLHKVKVVSETAFPVCSPALLERAPLSTIADLAHHTILHCPARRTAWDDWLAAVQHTRVVPAQSLELEHLYFCLQAAIDGLGVAMGYSPLVATDLAAGRLVAPFGALELTTPGYFLITRAERQHDPIVKTFCDWMIEQGSLFDASVSQIVLG
- a CDS encoding 3-keto-5-aminohexanoate cleavage protein; this encodes MAKNKVIVLVAPTGGMAFKSQNPYLPTQPEEIARDVYDCYNAGASVVAIHARRPDDEATCNADIYADINARIRAACDIVINNSTGGGVHGDMIRPIEGGMWDTVWEERIKGMEAGAEMCTLDAFTFVASFGGKEVLLNTSPSRGRFLAEAMKTRGIKPEWEVFSPTHIVQDATTLIQMGLDEPPYVFNLVMNAHRGFQNAMPYSPKGLQYMVDLLPEESIFCVSGIGPAQLPAGINSLLLGGQMIRVGLEDNLYYRQGQLARNVELVERTVRILREMDYDIASPAEAREMLGLPRTDTSARPRFSPPLRHA
- a CDS encoding acyl-CoA thioesterase; this translates as MTQPNVVGAFECRKLVRFQHCDPAGIVFYPQYFVLFHELIEDWFNEGLQVNYANLISVRRTGVPTVHLEVDFKSPSKIGDSLRMQLAVTRVGDSSVSLALRAVCHHEVRVEISQTIVFLSFDRRVAISIPEDLRERMLQYAVRDDAPMAASRRE